One genomic segment of Bacteroides caccae includes these proteins:
- a CDS encoding HU family DNA-binding protein, which produces MAIQFEFYKNPQPEKEGEEPSYHPRVVNFQHVTTQRLAKEIHMATTFGKAEVEAMLMELSRCMGNHLREGERVHLDGIGYFQITLQAAEPIHSLTTRADKVKLKSINFQADRDLKSLCMTTHLRRSKYKPHSASLSEEEIDRKLTEYFATHPVLTRTNMQSLCSFTQSMASRQIRRLKAEGKLQNIGKPTQPIYVAGAGYYI; this is translated from the coding sequence ATGGCAATACAATTCGAGTTTTATAAGAATCCCCAACCGGAAAAAGAAGGGGAAGAACCAAGCTACCACCCTCGCGTAGTTAATTTTCAACATGTCACTACTCAGCGACTAGCAAAAGAAATCCACATGGCAACTACTTTCGGAAAAGCAGAAGTAGAGGCAATGTTAATGGAACTGAGCAGATGCATGGGCAATCATCTGCGCGAAGGAGAAAGAGTGCATCTGGACGGGATCGGGTATTTTCAAATCACGTTGCAAGCCGCCGAACCCATACACTCACTTACTACCCGTGCCGACAAAGTGAAACTAAAATCCATCAACTTCCAGGCCGACAGAGACTTGAAAAGTTTGTGTATGACCACACACCTGCGGCGTTCGAAATATAAACCGCATTCCGCCTCTCTTTCAGAAGAAGAAATTGACCGGAAACTCACGGAATATTTTGCAACGCATCCTGTCTTGACTCGTACTAATATGCAGTCTCTTTGCAGCTTCACTCAAAGTATGGCCAGCCGGCAAATACGCAGGCTAAAGGCAGAAGGTAAGCTGCAAAATATTGGGAAGCCTACGCAACCTATCTATGTTGCAGGGGCGGGATACTATATTTAG
- a CDS encoding BT4734/BF3469 family protein, producing the protein MRITQIRDDGRVNTLRTLKIEQLVEQMKVETKAQLVSGMREVLPYIFPGDKNDYVQKVPKLLPAAAFVRKNGVMTMDEYNGVVMLQVNNLSGPMEADEVKERVKEFPQTYLAFTGSSGKSVKIWVRFTYPDDLLPGNREQAELFHAHAYRLAVKFYQPQLPFDIDLKEPSLEQYCRLTFDPELYFNPEAMPVYMKQPMAMPGETTYREQVKAETSPLQRLVPGYESYKALSVLFEAAFARALDEQHGYQPGDDIHSLLVCLAGHCFRAGIPAEDTVRWTRAHYRLPDDEFLIRETVQNVYRTCKGFADKSSLLPEQLFVMQMDEFMKRRYEFRFNQLTSQVECRQRNSFDFYFRPVNKRLMASITMNAQYEGLKLWDKDVVRYLNSDHVPVYQPIEEFLYDLPRWDGKDHIGDLAKRVPCNNPHWAQLFRRWFLSMIAHWRGLGKNHANSTSPILVGPQAYRKSTFCRLILPPCLQAYYTDSIDFSRKRDAELYLNRFLLINMDEFDQIGINQQPFLKHIMQKPVVNTRRPNASAVEELRRYASFIGTSNHKDLLTDTSGSRRYIGVEVTGVIDVVRPVDYEQLYAQAMAALYHNERYWFDEKEEAIMTEANQEFEQSPLIEQLFLVYYRVADDEEEGEWILAADILQRIQKASKMKFSSGQVNYFGRILQRLGVKSYRKTRGVYYHVVAVAQKEIQGNCERLTGRKTL; encoded by the coding sequence ATGAGAATAACACAAATTAGAGACGACGGCAGAGTGAACACTTTGCGGACGTTGAAAATCGAACAGCTCGTGGAGCAAATGAAAGTGGAAACTAAAGCACAACTCGTCTCAGGAATGAGAGAAGTCCTGCCTTATATATTTCCGGGAGATAAAAATGACTATGTACAGAAAGTGCCGAAGTTGCTTCCTGCGGCTGCCTTTGTCCGTAAGAATGGGGTAATGACAATGGACGAGTACAACGGAGTGGTGATGCTTCAAGTGAACAATCTCTCCGGACCTATGGAAGCGGATGAGGTGAAAGAACGTGTGAAGGAGTTTCCGCAGACCTATCTTGCTTTTACCGGTTCTTCCGGAAAGTCGGTAAAGATATGGGTACGCTTTACTTATCCTGACGATCTTTTGCCGGGCAACCGTGAGCAAGCGGAACTTTTCCATGCGCACGCTTACCGGCTCGCCGTGAAATTTTATCAACCGCAGCTTCCTTTCGATATCGACTTGAAAGAACCTTCACTAGAGCAATATTGTCGTCTGACCTTCGACCCCGAACTGTATTTTAATCCCGAAGCGATGCCTGTCTATATGAAACAGCCTATGGCTATGCCGGGAGAAACGACCTATCGCGAACAGGTGAAGGCGGAAACCTCGCCTTTGCAACGGCTTGTACCGGGATATGAGAGTTATAAAGCTCTTTCCGTACTTTTTGAGGCGGCTTTTGCGCGGGCTTTGGATGAGCAGCATGGCTATCAGCCGGGAGATGATATACATTCCTTGCTGGTTTGTCTGGCCGGACATTGTTTTCGTGCCGGTATTCCCGCAGAGGATACAGTGCGGTGGACTCGTGCCCATTACCGCTTGCCGGATGATGAATTTCTGATCCGTGAGACAGTGCAGAATGTATATCGCACTTGTAAAGGGTTTGCGGATAAAAGCAGTCTGCTGCCGGAACAACTGTTTGTGATGCAAATGGATGAGTTTATGAAACGTCGTTATGAGTTTCGTTTCAATCAGTTGACCTCGCAAGTGGAATGCCGGCAACGGAACAGTTTTGATTTTTATTTTCGTCCGGTAAATAAGAGGCTGATGGCAAGTATTACCATGAATGCGCAATACGAAGGGCTTAAATTGTGGGACAAAGACGTGGTGCGTTATCTGAACTCAGATCATGTGCCGGTTTATCAGCCTATTGAAGAGTTCCTTTATGATCTCCCCCGTTGGGACGGCAAAGATCACATCGGAGATCTGGCAAAGCGGGTTCCTTGCAATAATCCCCATTGGGCACAGTTGTTCCGTCGTTGGTTTCTCAGCATGATAGCTCATTGGCGTGGACTGGGTAAAAATCATGCAAACAGCACTTCGCCTATATTAGTCGGTCCGCAGGCTTACAGGAAATCTACGTTTTGCCGCCTGATTCTACCGCCGTGTTTGCAGGCGTACTATACGGATAGCATTGACTTTAGCCGGAAACGGGATGCGGAGTTGTATCTGAATCGTTTTTTGCTGATTAATATGGATGAGTTTGACCAGATAGGTATCAATCAGCAGCCTTTCCTTAAACATATCATGCAAAAGCCGGTCGTTAATACACGGCGCCCGAATGCTTCGGCGGTAGAAGAACTTCGCCGCTACGCTTCTTTCATCGGAACAAGCAATCATAAGGATTTGCTGACAGATACTTCCGGCAGTCGTCGTTATATAGGTGTGGAGGTTACGGGAGTGATTGATGTGGTTCGTCCTGTTGATTATGAACAGCTTTATGCGCAGGCAATGGCGGCGCTCTATCACAATGAACGGTATTGGTTTGACGAAAAGGAAGAAGCCATTATGACGGAAGCCAATCAGGAGTTTGAACAGTCACCGCTTATCGAACAGCTGTTTCTTGTGTATTACCGCGTTGCGGACGATGAGGAAGAAGGAGAGTGGATACTTGCTGCCGATATATTGCAACGGATACAAAAGGCGAGTAAAATGAAATTCTCTTCCGGTCAGGTGAACTATTTCGGACGTATTCTGCAACGGTTGGGAGTGAAATCGTACAGGAAAACGCGCGGAGTTTATTATCATGTGGTGGCTGTCGCTCAAAAAGAGATACAGGGTAATTGCGAAAGACTTACCGGAAGAAAGACTTTATGA
- a CDS encoding ABC transporter ATP-binding protein translates to MKEFLQLMRRFVSPYKKYIGWAVLLNILSAVFNVFSFTFLIPILSILFKTEGADKVYHFMEWGSGDLADVAKNNFYYYISQMIIDNGPTMALIFLGLFLMIMTLFKTGCYFASSAVMIPLRTGVVRDIRIMVYAKVMRLPMSFFSEERKGDIIARMSGDVGEVENSITSSLDMLMKSPIMIILYFATLVITSWQLTLFTIVVLPGMGWLMGVVGRKLKRQSLEAQSKWSDTMSQLEETLGGLRIIKAFIAEDKMINRFTKCSNELRDATNKVAIRQAMAHPMSEFLGTILIVAVLWFGGTLILGQNASIDAPTFIFYMVILYSVINPLKDFAKAGYNIPKGLASMERVDKILKAENKIKEISNPKPLKGLNDKIEFKDITFSYDGKREVLKHVNLTVPKGQTIALVGQSGSGKSTLVDLLPRYHDVQEGDITIDGTSIRDVRIADLRSLIGNVNQEAILFNDTFFNNIAFGVENATMEQVIEAAKIANAHDFIMEKPEGYNMNIGDRGGKLSGGQRQRISIARAILKNPPILILDEATSALDTESERLVQEALERLMKTRTTIAIAHRLSTIKNADEICVLYEGEIVERGKHEELIELNGYYKRLHDMQQL, encoded by the coding sequence ATGAAGGAATTTCTACAATTGATGCGACGTTTTGTGTCGCCTTATAAGAAGTATATCGGCTGGGCTGTTTTGCTGAATATTTTATCTGCTGTATTCAATGTGTTTTCATTCACTTTTTTGATTCCTATTCTGAGTATCCTGTTCAAGACGGAAGGGGCTGATAAGGTCTATCATTTTATGGAATGGGGAAGTGGTGATTTGGCCGATGTTGCTAAGAATAACTTCTATTATTATATCAGTCAGATGATAATAGATAATGGACCTACTATGGCGCTTATCTTTTTGGGACTGTTCCTGATGATTATGACATTGTTTAAAACCGGTTGTTATTTCGCTTCTTCGGCTGTAATGATTCCGTTGCGTACAGGAGTGGTGCGTGATATCCGTATTATGGTGTATGCCAAGGTGATGCGTCTGCCGATGTCATTCTTCTCGGAAGAGAGAAAAGGAGATATTATCGCTCGTATGAGCGGGGATGTGGGTGAAGTGGAGAACTCCATTACCAGCTCGTTGGATATGTTGATGAAGAGTCCGATTATGATTATTCTGTATTTTGCGACACTGGTCATCACCAGCTGGCAGTTGACTCTCTTTACGATCGTTGTGTTGCCGGGAATGGGCTGGCTGATGGGTGTGGTAGGACGAAAACTGAAACGCCAGTCTTTGGAGGCGCAGAGCAAGTGGAGCGATACGATGTCGCAACTGGAAGAAACGTTGGGTGGCTTGCGCATTATCAAAGCTTTTATTGCGGAAGACAAAATGATTAACCGTTTCACCAAATGCAGCAACGAACTTCGTGACGCGACAAATAAGGTTGCCATACGTCAGGCTATGGCGCATCCTATGAGTGAGTTCTTAGGAACGATTCTGATTGTAGCTGTGTTATGGTTCGGCGGTACATTGATTCTGGGACAAAACGCATCGATTGACGCTCCGACATTTATCTTTTATATGGTGATCTTGTATAGCGTAATCAATCCGTTGAAAGATTTTGCGAAGGCAGGATACAACATCCCGAAAGGTCTGGCTTCAATGGAGCGTGTAGACAAGATTCTGAAAGCTGAGAATAAGATCAAAGAAATTTCGAATCCGAAACCGTTGAAGGGACTGAATGACAAAATTGAGTTTAAGGATATCACTTTCAGTTATGACGGTAAACGGGAAGTGTTGAAGCATGTGAACCTGACAGTTCCTAAAGGTCAGACGATCGCACTGGTAGGACAGTCGGGGTCGGGTAAATCGACGTTGGTGGATTTGCTGCCGCGCTATCACGATGTGCAGGAAGGAGATATCACAATCGACGGAACCAGTATACGTGATGTTCGTATTGCCGATTTGCGCAGTTTGATCGGTAACGTGAATCAGGAAGCAATCTTGTTTAATGACACATTCTTCAACAACATCGCTTTTGGTGTGGAAAATGCAACAATGGAGCAAGTGATAGAAGCTGCCAAGATTGCGAATGCACACGATTTTATCATGGAGAAGCCGGAGGGATATAATATGAATATCGGTGACCGGGGCGGTAAGTTGTCCGGTGGTCAGCGTCAGCGTATCAGCATTGCCCGTGCTATCTTGAAGAACCCGCCGATTCTGATTCTGGATGAGGCTACTTCGGCACTGGATACCGAATCGGAACGTCTGGTACAGGAAGCGTTGGAGCGTTTGATGAAGACGCGTACAACGATTGCCATTGCTCACCGTCTTTCTACTATTAAGAATGCGGATGAAATCTGCGTGCTCTATGAGGGAGAGATTGTGGAACGCGGCAAGCATGAGGAACTCATAGAACTGAACGGATATTACAAACGCTTACACGATATGCAGCAACTGTAA
- a CDS encoding LTA synthase family protein, protein MKGISIKRFECYLLYLLSIHVAALFIFFIFRFTLFCSIDYQFPAEIKGDVLLQSGAFLRGLWFDNVIACYILLLPLAVLWIAALCNYTAKWLFRFTTVYFSCFYSVSFVIAAANIPYFEYFFKTINSSIYNWFGYGGTTAGLMFGESSYYFPIFLGLLSIVVFVWGASSLASYFYRRAEKAAPQISLLSRVAVLVAGAICIGLCLFGIRGRMGYNPIKVSQAYYCEDPFLNQLGVNPVFNLLTSTLDDNRKENRTLHLMSEEDALSKVQKYLHRQGIDRLSPIARKVEREGTPNRRNVVLVFMESMSANLMGTFGSDKKLTPYLDSLYQQSLSFSHFYSSGIHTNHGIYSTLYSFPAIMKRNAMKGSVIPVYSGLPTVLQENGYCNLFFMTHESQYDNMNAFLRTNGFDEIYAQENYPSEKVVNSFGVQDDFMYQYALPILNERAGTGNPFFSVLLSISNHPPYVIPPYFHPHSDVLEEQIVEYADWSIRQFMQAAEKQPWFDNTIFVFLGDHGKMVGTPECEMPQSYNHIPLMIYGKDIKPGVYDGFGGQVDVSPTLLGLLNISYLQNNFGVNLLEEERPCMFFTADNLIGARDSVNMFIYSPDSQQEFKYKLEEGKLHAATGTDEEAFRNLKDYCFSMLQSTESLVKEHKTLDKVSVKK, encoded by the coding sequence ATGAAAGGAATCTCTATAAAACGTTTTGAGTGCTACCTCTTATATCTGTTATCCATACACGTGGCAGCTCTCTTCATTTTCTTTATTTTCCGGTTCACACTGTTCTGTTCCATTGACTATCAATTCCCGGCAGAAATAAAGGGAGATGTTCTTTTGCAGTCCGGTGCTTTCCTCCGCGGACTCTGGTTTGACAATGTAATAGCTTGTTATATCCTGTTGCTCCCTCTGGCTGTTTTGTGGATAGCCGCTCTTTGTAACTACACCGCTAAATGGCTGTTTAGGTTTACAACGGTTTATTTTAGTTGTTTTTATTCGGTATCTTTTGTTATCGCTGCTGCCAATATTCCATATTTTGAATATTTCTTCAAAACGATTAATTCTTCTATTTATAATTGGTTCGGCTATGGCGGTACAACAGCTGGTCTGATGTTTGGGGAGTCTTCTTACTATTTTCCGATATTCCTCGGACTCCTGTCTATCGTGGTATTTGTTTGGGGAGCTTCTTCCCTTGCATCCTATTTCTATCGTAGGGCAGAAAAGGCTGCACCACAGATAAGTCTGTTGAGCCGGGTAGCTGTGTTGGTAGCAGGTGCAATTTGTATCGGGCTTTGCCTGTTCGGCATTCGTGGGCGTATGGGATATAACCCGATAAAAGTAAGTCAGGCATATTATTGTGAAGACCCGTTCCTGAATCAGTTGGGAGTGAATCCCGTCTTTAATCTGCTGACAAGTACACTGGATGATAACCGGAAAGAAAACCGGACTCTGCATCTGATGTCTGAGGAAGACGCTTTATCAAAAGTACAGAAATATTTGCATAGGCAAGGAATTGACCGGTTGTCTCCGATCGCACGGAAAGTAGAACGGGAAGGTACGCCTAATCGCAGGAACGTAGTTCTGGTCTTTATGGAGTCTATGTCCGCCAATCTAATGGGGACTTTTGGATCGGATAAGAAACTGACTCCCTATCTGGATAGCCTTTATCAGCAATCCTTGAGTTTCAGTCATTTCTACTCCTCCGGTATTCATACCAATCATGGTATTTATTCCACGCTTTATTCTTTTCCGGCTATCATGAAACGGAATGCCATGAAAGGTTCTGTGATTCCTGTCTATTCGGGACTGCCTACCGTATTGCAGGAGAACGGATACTGTAACCTGTTCTTTATGACTCACGAATCGCAGTACGACAATATGAATGCTTTCCTTCGCACGAACGGCTTCGACGAAATCTACGCTCAGGAGAATTATCCTTCGGAAAAAGTAGTGAACAGCTTCGGTGTGCAGGATGACTTCATGTATCAGTATGCACTTCCTATTTTGAATGAAAGGGCCGGGACGGGGAATCCGTTCTTCAGCGTATTGCTGTCTATCAGCAATCATCCCCCTTATGTGATTCCGCCCTATTTTCACCCGCATAGTGATGTGCTCGAAGAACAGATTGTAGAATATGCCGACTGGTCTATCCGGCAGTTTATGCAGGCTGCGGAAAAACAGCCGTGGTTTGACAATACGATTTTCGTTTTTCTGGGCGATCATGGCAAAATGGTGGGAACACCTGAATGTGAAATGCCCCAGTCTTATAACCATATCCCTCTGATGATTTACGGGAAAGATATCAAGCCGGGGGTATACGACGGTTTTGGTGGGCAGGTGGATGTATCTCCTACGTTGTTGGGGCTGCTTAACATAAGTTACCTGCAAAACAATTTCGGTGTCAATCTGTTGGAAGAAGAACGTCCTTGTATGTTCTTTACGGCGGATAATCTGATCGGGGCAAGAGACTCGGTGAATATGTTTATCTATTCGCCGGACAGCCAACAGGAATTCAAGTACAAACTGGAGGAAGGTAAGCTCCACGCTGCCACTGGTACTGATGAGGAGGCTTTCCGGAACTTGAAAGATTATTGCTTCTCTATGCTGCAAAGTACGGAATCCCTGGTAAAAGAACACAAGACATTAGATAAAGTATCCGTCAAGAAGTAA
- a CDS encoding GtrA family protein, translating to MKTKPLVKEFIRFGVVGVLATALHYGIYYFLQSFINVNVAYTTGYVISFIVNFYLTSYFTFGTTPSWKKLVGMGGAHLVNYLLHIILLNVFLYLGVSKAWAPVPVFAIAIPVNFLFVRFVFKHKKL from the coding sequence ATGAAAACAAAGCCGTTGGTGAAAGAGTTTATACGTTTTGGCGTGGTCGGCGTGCTGGCTACGGCATTGCATTATGGGATTTATTATTTCCTGCAATCTTTTATCAACGTCAATGTAGCCTATACGACGGGATATGTAATCAGTTTTATTGTCAACTTCTATCTGACTTCTTATTTTACGTTCGGAACCACTCCGTCATGGAAAAAGTTGGTTGGTATGGGAGGGGCGCATCTGGTTAATTATTTGTTGCATATCATTCTGTTGAATGTATTCCTCTATCTGGGAGTTTCTAAAGCATGGGCACCTGTGCCGGTGTTTGCGATAGCGATTCCTGTGAATTTCTTATTTGTTCGGTTTGTCTTTAAACATAAAAAGCTATGA
- a CDS encoding glycosyltransferase family 2 protein, whose translation MNGVRLVIVVPCYNEEEVLKETTRQLSDVLARMEQEGKVAEGKILYVDDGSKDTTWKLIEQLSESHRCVAGLKLAHNVGHQQALWAGLDFVAAGDYDAAVSIDADLQDDVNAIVEMVDYYNQGADVVFGVRRERKTDTFFKKHTAQMFYKLMRTMGGEIVYNHADFRLMSKRSLKALVSFPERNLFLRGMVCMLGYPTASVYYDRKERFAGESKYPFTKMLNFALDGITSFSVKPLRLITTSGLIFMLVSFLAIIYALVEFIGGDVIRGWTSLLISVWFIGGAILTAVGVIGEYIGKIYKEVKRRPRYLIEKEVNL comes from the coding sequence ATGAACGGCGTGAGACTTGTGATTGTAGTTCCTTGTTATAATGAGGAAGAAGTATTGAAAGAAACGACTCGTCAGCTATCTGATGTGCTTGCCCGAATGGAGCAGGAAGGGAAGGTGGCTGAAGGAAAGATTTTGTATGTGGACGACGGAAGCAAGGACACTACTTGGAAACTGATAGAGCAATTGTCTGAATCTCATAGGTGTGTGGCGGGCTTGAAACTGGCGCATAATGTCGGGCATCAGCAGGCTCTCTGGGCGGGATTGGATTTTGTGGCGGCCGGCGATTATGATGCGGCTGTATCTATCGACGCTGATTTGCAGGATGATGTGAATGCTATTGTGGAAATGGTGGATTATTATAATCAGGGGGCCGATGTGGTGTTCGGTGTACGGCGGGAACGTAAAACGGACACGTTCTTCAAGAAACATACCGCGCAGATGTTCTACAAACTGATGCGGACAATGGGCGGGGAGATTGTTTACAATCATGCGGATTTCCGCCTGATGAGCAAGCGCTCCCTGAAGGCATTGGTGTCTTTCCCCGAACGTAATCTTTTCCTCCGGGGCATGGTGTGTATGCTCGGATATCCTACCGCTTCAGTCTATTACGACCGCAAGGAACGTTTTGCCGGTGAATCGAAATATCCGTTCACGAAGATGTTGAACTTCGCCCTGGACGGAATCACTTCTTTCTCTGTCAAACCATTACGCCTGATTACCACATCCGGGCTTATCTTTATGCTGGTTTCTTTCCTGGCCATTATCTATGCTTTGGTGGAGTTTATTGGTGGAGACGTAATCCGAGGCTGGACTTCGCTACTCATTTCTGTCTGGTTTATCGGCGGCGCTATCCTGACTGCCGTCGGAGTGATCGGTGAATATATCGGTAAAATATATAAGGAGGTGAAACGCCGTCCGCGTTATCTGATAGAAAAAGAAGTAAACCTGTAA
- a CDS encoding ArnT family glycosyltransferase has product MKNKQFIILAVVCVVTLLPFMGLTDFHTKGEPREAIVAYSMIETGNWTLPVNNGGDIAYKPPLFHWCIAALSSIAGKVTEYTSRMPSALALIAMVLGGFLFYAKRRGASVALLMGLITLSNFEVHRAGMNCRVDMMLTAFIVLALYQLYRWCEKGQKGFPWIATLFMGCATLTKGPVGILLPCMVTGVFLLIRGTSFFKAFFSMALVAITSCILPALWYIAAYQQGGDNFISLVMEENFGRFMGKMSYESHENPAYYNIITVVSGYAPYTLLVLLSLFSLTYGKITGKPREWWQRFTTYIREMDSTRLFSLLSIVLIFVFYCIPKSKRSVYLLPIYPFIAYFLAEYIMYLVRKNSKAVKIYGGFLSVAAILLLVTFIAVRLGLVPDSIFHGRHAAENIAFMNALANISLNAGHIIVICLPLIAAIYFFRTIRKKESGMNVVYATLFVTFSLFMSLDGAYQPAILNTKSDKGMAEDIREIASGSKIYSYVAVDMLRFYTVNFYHNDQIGLFEKDMPAEGYLLVGRRDFEGFKPKYESEYTFEEVYQSTKRGCDIRDIIYLYRFKRK; this is encoded by the coding sequence ATGAAAAATAAGCAATTTATTATTTTAGCGGTCGTTTGCGTCGTTACTCTTCTCCCTTTTATGGGATTAACGGATTTCCATACCAAAGGGGAACCCCGCGAAGCAATCGTTGCATACTCCATGATTGAAACCGGTAACTGGACGCTTCCCGTCAACAACGGCGGGGACATCGCCTACAAGCCGCCCTTGTTTCACTGGTGTATTGCCGCCCTTTCCTCTATTGCCGGGAAAGTAACGGAATACACTTCACGTATGCCCTCTGCATTGGCACTGATAGCTATGGTGTTAGGCGGATTCTTATTCTACGCCAAACGCAGGGGAGCTTCAGTCGCCCTCCTTATGGGCTTAATTACCCTGTCTAATTTTGAAGTCCACCGTGCCGGTATGAACTGCCGCGTTGACATGATGCTGACCGCCTTTATCGTACTCGCGCTCTACCAACTCTACCGTTGGTGTGAGAAAGGGCAAAAAGGATTCCCCTGGATAGCCACCTTGTTTATGGGATGTGCCACACTAACCAAAGGTCCCGTAGGTATCCTCCTGCCTTGCATGGTCACCGGGGTCTTTCTGCTGATCCGGGGTACCAGTTTCTTCAAAGCCTTTTTCTCGATGGCGCTGGTAGCCATTACGTCCTGTATCCTGCCCGCCCTTTGGTACATCGCTGCCTACCAACAGGGAGGAGATAATTTCATCTCACTGGTTATGGAGGAGAATTTCGGTCGTTTCATGGGAAAAATGAGCTACGAATCCCATGAGAATCCTGCTTACTACAATATCATTACAGTCGTATCCGGCTATGCCCCTTACACATTGTTGGTTCTGCTTTCCTTATTCAGCCTTACATACGGGAAAATAACCGGAAAACCCCGCGAATGGTGGCAGAGGTTCACAACATATATCCGCGAAATGGACAGCACCCGCTTGTTCTCTTTATTGAGCATTGTTCTCATTTTCGTTTTTTACTGCATCCCAAAGAGCAAGCGCAGTGTTTACCTGTTACCCATTTATCCGTTCATCGCCTATTTCCTTGCCGAATATATCATGTATCTGGTCCGGAAAAACTCAAAAGCAGTTAAGATATACGGCGGATTTCTCTCCGTCGCCGCTATTCTTCTCCTTGTCACGTTTATAGCCGTGCGGTTAGGATTAGTGCCCGACAGTATTTTCCACGGAAGACACGCCGCCGAGAATATAGCCTTCATGAACGCGTTGGCAAATATCTCACTCAACGCAGGCCACATCATCGTCATCTGCCTGCCATTAATTGCAGCCATCTATTTCTTCCGGACAATCAGGAAAAAAGAATCGGGAATGAACGTAGTGTATGCCACTCTTTTCGTTACATTCTCGCTTTTCATGTCATTGGACGGTGCTTACCAGCCCGCCATACTGAACACCAAATCGGACAAAGGAATGGCGGAAGATATCCGGGAAATAGCTTCGGGCAGCAAGATCTATTCTTATGTAGCTGTCGATATGCTCCGTTTCTACACGGTCAATTTCTATCACAACGACCAGATAGGATTGTTTGAAAAGGATATGCCGGCCGAAGGCTATCTATTGGTAGGACGACGCGATTTTGAAGGTTTCAAGCCCAAATATGAATCCGAATATACTTTTGAAGAAGTATATCAGAGCACGAAAAGAGGATGTGACATCCGTGACATTATTTACCTGTATCGTTTCAAGAGAAAATAG
- a CDS encoding ribonuclease H1 domain-containing protein, with protein MAKQKFYVVWEGVTPGVYTSWTDCQLQIKGYEGAKYKSFDTREEAERALATSPYAYIGKNAKKKSEKVSSETLPACVIDNSLAVDAACSGNPGPMEYRGVHIASRQEVFHFGPTKGTNNIGEFLAIVHGLALLKQKGFDMPIYSDSVNAISWVRQKKCKTKLPRTAETEELFKLIERAEKWLRENTYTTRILKWETKEWGEIPADFGRK; from the coding sequence ATGGCTAAACAGAAATTCTACGTTGTATGGGAAGGCGTGACGCCCGGGGTTTACACATCCTGGACGGACTGCCAGCTTCAAATCAAAGGATACGAAGGCGCCAAATACAAATCATTCGACACCCGCGAAGAAGCGGAACGCGCACTGGCCACCTCCCCTTACGCCTATATCGGGAAAAACGCCAAGAAGAAAAGCGAGAAAGTTTCTTCGGAAACATTGCCCGCCTGCGTGATTGACAACAGTCTGGCGGTGGACGCTGCCTGCAGCGGCAACCCCGGTCCTATGGAATATCGCGGAGTCCACATAGCCAGCCGCCAGGAAGTCTTCCACTTTGGCCCGACGAAGGGAACGAATAATATCGGCGAATTCCTCGCTATCGTACACGGACTGGCTTTGCTGAAACAGAAGGGATTCGATATGCCCATTTACAGTGACAGCGTCAATGCAATCAGCTGGGTGCGGCAAAAGAAATGTAAGACCAAGCTTCCGCGTACCGCAGAAACAGAGGAACTGTTCAAACTGATAGAACGTGCGGAGAAATGGCTTCGGGAAAACACATACACCACCCGTATTCTGAAATGGGAAACCAAAGAATGGGGAGAGATTCCGGCAGATTTTGGCAGAAAATAA
- a CDS encoding nitroreductase family protein, with product MERSFSEALKHRRTYYSITNQSPIPDQEIECIVNMTVRHVPSAFNSQSTRVVLLLGESHKKLWQIVKDALKKIVPAEAFVKTEEKIDNSFACGYGTVLFFEDQKVVKGLQEAFPSYQDNFPGWSLQTSAMHQLAIWVMLEDVGFGASLQHYNPLIDDEVRRAWNLPGHWHLIAEMPFGLPVTKPGEKEFQPLEERVRVFK from the coding sequence ATGGAAAGATCTTTTAGTGAAGCTTTGAAACATCGCCGGACTTACTATTCAATTACTAATCAGTCGCCTATCCCGGATCAGGAGATTGAGTGTATCGTCAATATGACCGTACGCCACGTGCCGTCTGCATTTAATTCGCAGTCTACGCGGGTGGTACTTTTGTTAGGGGAATCACACAAGAAACTGTGGCAGATTGTGAAAGATGCGTTGAAGAAAATTGTGCCCGCGGAGGCTTTCGTAAAGACGGAAGAAAAAATAGATAACTCGTTCGCTTGCGGATATGGGACTGTGCTTTTCTTTGAAGACCAAAAGGTAGTGAAAGGACTTCAGGAGGCTTTCCCATCCTATCAGGATAACTTCCCCGGCTGGTCGCTGCAAACTTCGGCCATGCATCAGCTGGCTATATGGGTCATGCTGGAAGATGTCGGTTTCGGAGCATCACTGCAACACTATAATCCGTTGATTGACGACGAGGTGCGTCGTGCATGGAATCTGCCCGGACATTGGCATCTGATTGCGGAAATGCCGTTCGGACTTCCTGTGACTAAACCGGGTGAAAAAGAGTTTCAACCGCTCGAAGAACGGGTGAGGGTATTCAAATAA